In the genome of Zobellia nedashkovskayae, the window ACGGAAAAAATCCATTATGGATTGTGGTTCCTTGTCACCGTGTTATTGGCAGCGACGGTTCTTTAACGGGGTATGCAGGTGGTCTACATCGTAAGAAGTGGCTACTAGACCATGAAAATCCAGTAAAACAACAATCGCTCTTTTAAAGATTAAAGACTACCTAGTTTGTTCCTTGGATTAAAGTTGACCGAAACCCTCATTTTCCTGCGGTTCATCGATGAAAATATTTCTTTTAATTGTTTTCTATTACACTCCATTTCATTCTCTCTTAAAAGCAACCAACTCAACAGTCGGTTCTGATAAAATAGGATCAAATAGATTTTCTGTTAGTTGTAGGTAGTTCTACTTGCACCAGTATCTTCCAAAATTCCGTCTGCTTGGGTATTTGCAGTATTGAAAAGAACATATATATACACATTACAATTAAATGTTGTTAGAAACAAAACCATTTTTCATTGCTTAGTTGAACCGTCTCCTTCGGGTTACCGAGACTATGAGACAGGTGAACGAGGTATTTGTATCAAGTACGCCTACCAATAGGATAAGTTTGTATATTTCAGTAGCTATTAAACTACATTACACTGTGTTATACAAAATTAACCTTGAACATATTCTTTTTTTAGACATTGAAACCGTTCCAGAAGAAGCGGATTTTGAGACATTGAACGATGAGAAGAAAGAACTGTGGGAACAGAAAACTCGATACCAGCGAAAAGATGAATTTACTGCTGAAGAGTTTTATGAGCGTGCGGGTATTTGGGCAGAATTTGGTAAAATTGTCTGTATTTCTGTCGGTTACTTTCGTATAAGCGGAGAAACCAAAACCTTCAGAACCACTTCCTTTCATGGTGACGAAGCAAAACTTTTAAAAGAGTTTAAAAACCTGTTAGATGGCCATTTTGGCTCACCGAAACATTTACTTTGTGGGCATAATGCAAAAGAATTTGACTTTCCTTACATTGCACGTAGAATGATCATTAATGGAATTCAACTACCGTACAAACTTAATCTTTTTGGTAAAAAACCATGGGAAATTACGCATTTAGATACCATGGAACTCTGGAAATTTGGTGACTACAAGAATTTTACTTCGCTTAAATTATTAGCGAATATTTTAGGTATTCCTTCCCCCAAACAAGATATTGATGGTAGTATGGTACGCGAGGTTTATTACAAAGAAAATGACCTAGATAGAATCGTAACGTATTGTGAGCTTGATGTAGTTACAACGGCACAAGTGTTTTTACGCTTGCGCGGAGATGAGTTGTTGGATGATAACAACATAAAAAGTATCTAGCAGAATTTAAGTGTTATACTTCAATTGAATATACACCGGGAAATGATCACTGTATCCACCTATATACTTGTTACCAACATAAGTTCTGAATGGTGAACCCCTGTGTTTGCCTTCAAATTCAGTCAAAAAATGTTCGTCAAAAATATTGGCGTGGGCAAAACTATGGGTACCCTTTTCAAAATTAAGAAAACTGTGTGAGACCATAATTTGATCAAAAAGCATCCATGATCTTTTATAGTTTGCACTACCGCGGTTGGGTGTAAGTAATTTTTCCATGGGATTGTACAACGTCTTGGTTTCAATTAAGGACCGTACACTTTTAGATTTTGGTCCGTCATTAAAATCACCCATTATAATATAATTGGGGTTGGCCTCCTCCTCTTCAATCTTGCCCATAAACTTAATTATAGTCTCTGCTGCAACCATACGCTTATGCTCGGTTGTAGAATTGCCGCTTCTTCGGGACGGCCAATGATTTACAAAAATATGTATCTCCTCTTTATTGAGCTTTCCCTTTACGTATAGAATATCTCGTGTAGTATCCCTTCTTCCATTCTCTTCATAAAGTAATAACGCAATAGGCTCTGAATGTAAAACCTCAAAATGATCTTTATGATAAATTAGGCCACAATCAATACCTCTTTCATCTGGAGAATCATAGTGTACATAATCATATTTAATGTTTGCAAGATGTTCCGTAGCAAGAAGATCCTCCATAACCTGCTGGTTCTCAATCTCTGCCACACCCACAAGTACGGGTGGATTTTGCGTTTCCGAATTCCCGATTTCGGCTATAGTCTTACCCAGTTTATACAACTTTTTTTTGTACCTTCTTAAA includes:
- a CDS encoding 3'-5' exonuclease, whose protein sequence is MLYKINLEHILFLDIETVPEEADFETLNDEKKELWEQKTRYQRKDEFTAEEFYERAGIWAEFGKIVCISVGYFRISGETKTFRTTSFHGDEAKLLKEFKNLLDGHFGSPKHLLCGHNAKEFDFPYIARRMIINGIQLPYKLNLFGKKPWEITHLDTMELWKFGDYKNFTSLKLLANILGIPSPKQDIDGSMVREVYYKENDLDRIVTYCELDVVTTAQVFLRLRGDELLDDNNIKSI
- a CDS encoding endonuclease/exonuclease/phosphatase family protein, giving the protein MIFSFFRKKKGSRLNTISFYNLENLFDTIDDPNTLDDDFTPKGRKKWSLRRYKKKLYKLGKTIAEIGNSETQNPPVLVGVAEIENQQVMEDLLATEHLANIKYDYVHYDSPDERGIDCGLIYHKDHFEVLHSEPIALLLYEENGRRDTTRDILYVKGKLNKEEIHIFVNHWPSRRSGNSTTEHKRMVAAETIIKFMGKIEEEEANPNYIIMGDFNDGPKSKSVRSLIETKTLYNPMEKLLTPNRGSANYKRSWMLFDQIMVSHSFLNFEKGTHSFAHANIFDEHFLTEFEGKHRGSPFRTYVGNKYIGGYSDHFPVYIQLKYNT